Proteins co-encoded in one Papaver somniferum cultivar HN1 chromosome 5, ASM357369v1, whole genome shotgun sequence genomic window:
- the LOC113281718 gene encoding NAC domain-containing protein 100-like — protein sequence MEKQICGSGNIDQNQVVLPPGFRFHPTDEELITYYLTKKVLDNNFSAEAIGEVDLNKCEPWDLPWKAKMGEKQWYFFCVRDRKYPTGLRTNRATEAGYWKATGKDKEIYRGKSLVGMKKTLVFYRGRAPKGEKTNWIMHEYRLDGKFSIPQFPKNSKNEWVVSRVFEKKNLLTSGKKVYLPSFMRMNSSYNDEMAGSSSLLPPLMDTSSIGNKSDKSNYVTCFSNATTLMEQGHQKRMENITDHQNFNNNSIISTTSLVPNSIYLNQTLPNIGNFQYPTSISVEDQSILKALQLENNHGSSSNCKAEREMVSISQDTGLTTDMNMEISSVVSNNEMSTTTSRSFEEQEVPSTSTGHVDLDCIWNY from the exons ATGGAGAAGCAGATATGTGGGAGTGGGAATATTGATCAAAATCAAGTCGTATTACCACCTGGATTCAGATTTCATCCTACTGATGAAGAATTAATAACTTATTATCTAACAAAGAAAGTTCTTGACAATAATTTCTCTGCTGAAGCGATTGGCGAAGTTGATTTGAACAAGTGTGAGCCTTGGGACTTGCCAT GGAAAGCAAAAATGGGCGAAAAACAATGGTATTTTTTCTGTGTAAGAGACAGAAAGTATCCAACTGGTTTAAGAACTAACAGAGCTACCGAAGCGGGTTACTGGAAAGCTAccggaaaagataaagaaatttacagagGAAAATCATTAGTTGGGATGAAAAAAACATTGGTGTTTTATAGAGGAAGAGCTCCTAAAGGTGAAAAAACTAACTGGATCATGCACGAATACAGATTAGATGGCAAATTTTCAATTCCTCAATTCCCCAAAAATTCCAAG AATGAATGGGTGGTTTCTAGggtatttgaaaagaaaaatttattaACAAGTGGAAAGAAAGTTTATCTTCCAAGTTTCATGAGAATGAATTCATCTTACAATGACGAAATGGCGGGTTCGTCGTctcttttaccaccactaatggACACATCCTCAATAGGTAATAAGAGTGACAAATCCAATTACGTGACCTGCTTCTCCAATGCAACAACATTAATGGAACAAGGGCATCAaaaaaggatggagaatataactGATCACCAAAACTTCAACAACAACTCAATCATATCAACAACTTCTCTTGTGCCGAACTCGATATACTTGAACCAAACACTTCCGAATATAGGAAATTTTCAATACCCAACTTCTATTTCAGTTGAAGATCAATCTATCCTGAAGGCTTTACAGCTTGAGAATAATCATGGGTCATCATCAAATTGTAAAGCCGAAAGGGAAATGGTGAGTATCTCACAAGACACAGGGTTGACAACAGATATGAACATGGAAATCTCTTCTGTTGTGTCGAACAATGAAATGAGTACTACTACTTCTCGATCGTTCGAAGAACAGGAGGTTCCGTCGACTTCAACTGGACATGTAGATCTTGATTGTATTTGGAATTATTGA